From Vigna unguiculata cultivar IT97K-499-35 chromosome 5, ASM411807v1, whole genome shotgun sequence, the proteins below share one genomic window:
- the LOC114184428 gene encoding uncharacterized protein LOC114184428, with amino-acid sequence MKCYECGGAHLQCNYPKFHGAKPDETKCYNCQKPCHFANSCPVQKFGAPQQQQKSSREKTKTAGRVFAMFGSEANKSGKLIQYTCLLFGECVNVLFDLGASHSFVSLVCSKKLGLPIRDLGCKLVVSTPASGQVSTNSVFVECPIELAGCKFNVNLVHLPLEGLDVILGMDWLTTNDVIIDCGKEKVVVLDIKDGQIVKSRVVIQDIKKELNAT; translated from the coding sequence ATGAAGTGCTATGAATGTGGAGGAGCTCATCTCCAGTGTAACTATCCTAAATTCCATGGGGCAAAGCCAGACGAGACGAAGTGTTACAATTGCCAGAAGCCATGTCACTTTGCAAACTCTTGTCCTGTACAGAAGTTTGGAGCGCCTCAGCAACAACAAAAGTCTTCTAGAGAAAAGACGAAGACAGCAGGAAGGGTGTTCGCCATGTTCGGATCAGAGGCAAATAAATCAGGTAAATTAATTCAATATACATGTTTGTTGTTTGGTGAATGTGTAAATGTTCTGTTTGATTTGGGTGCATCGCATTCGTTTGTATCCTTGGTGTGTTCGAAGAAGCTCGGGTTACCAATCCGTGATCTCGGATGTAAGTTAGTGGTTTCTACGCCAGCATCAGGACAAGTCTCAACCAATTCAGTTTTTGTTGAGTGTCCGATTGAATTAGCTGGATGCAAATTCAATGTtaacttggtacacttgccgcTGGAAGGGTTGGATGTGATTTTAGGGATGGATTGGTTGACGACCAATGATGTCATCATAGATTGTGGAAAGGAGAAGGTGGTTGTTCTGGACATAAAAGATGGGCAGATTGTAAAATCACGGGTAGTTATACAGGATATTAAGAAGGAGCTAAATGCTACGTAG
- the LOC114184427 gene encoding uncharacterized protein LOC114184427 yields the protein MKKGLQPEKEHDDQGKRITKQLRTNDVWHLPPNERIVVQWNNQDQPIADGGALLNRFLGGIARNSNSLPISYSSWKMIPKDYKEDVLKNIIQEHALKNKDNRAKKIIAHTCGSKSIARKRDEMENECAHRVSRGEVWIATHKHANGAFVSDEVREISEKIQVDESTSSSSVSKEISSTDSLAFDFGSQEHCGRVRGLGLGPCPSKVFSSKGHSYSGTSSSYPSNAQLQNQGFLELQALTEVFETPDIEPEEIRPMENYAVSITWHDVFNQMMELLVDDVSEPSVQA from the exons ATGAAAAAAGGCCTGCAACCTGAAAAAGAGCATG ATGATCAAGGAAAGAGAATTACAAAACAATTGCGAACCAATGATGTGTGGCATTTACCTCCTAATGAAAGGATTGTTGTGCAGTGGAATAATCAGGATCAACCAATTGCAGATGGTGGAGCATTATTGAATAGGTTCTTAGGTGGCATTGCAAGAAACTCTAATTCTCTTCCCATTAGCTATTCTAGTTGGAAGATGATTCCTAAAGATTATAAAGAAGATGTACTTAAGAACATTATTCAG GAGCATGctttgaaaaataaagataataggGCAAAGAAAATCATTGCTCACACATGTGGATCTAAGAGCATTGCAAGGAAAAGAGATGAAATG GAAAATGAGTGTGCCCATAGGGTTAGTAGAGGAGAGGTATGGATAGCTACACATAAACATGCTAATGGAGCCTTTGTGAGTGATGAAGTGAGGGAAATCAGT GAAAAAATTCAAGTAGATGAgtcaacatcatcatcatctgtaTCAAAAGAAATATCAAGTACTGATTCCTTAGCTTTTGATTTTGGAAGCCAAGAACATTGTGGACGTGTTAGGGGTTTGGGATTGGGTCCTTGCCCATCTAAAGTGTTTAGCTCCAAGGGTCATTCATATAGTGGAACATCTTCAAGTTATCCTTCTAATGCCCAATTACAAAATCAG GGGTTTTTAGAACTCCAAGCATTAACAGAGGTTTTCGAAACTCCAG ATATTGAACCTGAAGAAATTCGGCCAATGGAAAATTATGCAGTTTCAATAACTTGGCATGATGTGTTTAATCAG ATGATGGAGCTGTTGGTTGATGATGTTTCTGAACCAAGTGTACAAGCATGA